Proteins from a genomic interval of Archangium lipolyticum:
- a CDS encoding PTS sugar transporter subunit IIC, with amino-acid sequence MSVGWTQVALAGVWGGLVAVERKAFLQAMFSRPLVSATVMGLLLNDVPSGLFVGMLLELFHLGTANLGASLPDNDTLSATGTSAAAATMAAATGAGSTPALWSLAVLLFVGLGRVGQRVDRGLERYSARLARKAMASAEAGQLTRAMQQNLWGMWPHFVLFGAMTASCALAGFFIGPLLERMPLPLLRGLAWAYPAMASVAASLAAKGSHARRAPVYAGVGAAVVTGVVVLLTTLRGCS; translated from the coding sequence GTGAGCGTGGGCTGGACCCAGGTGGCGCTCGCTGGCGTCTGGGGCGGCCTCGTCGCGGTGGAGCGCAAGGCCTTCCTCCAGGCCATGTTCTCCCGTCCCCTGGTGTCGGCCACCGTCATGGGGCTGCTGCTCAACGACGTGCCCTCGGGCCTCTTCGTGGGCATGCTGCTGGAGCTCTTCCACCTGGGGACGGCGAACCTGGGCGCCTCGTTGCCGGACAACGACACGCTGTCGGCCACCGGCACCTCGGCGGCGGCGGCCACCATGGCGGCGGCCACTGGCGCGGGCTCCACCCCGGCCCTCTGGTCGCTCGCGGTGCTCCTCTTCGTGGGACTGGGGCGCGTGGGGCAGCGGGTGGACCGGGGCCTGGAGCGCTACTCGGCGCGGCTGGCCCGCAAGGCCATGGCCTCGGCCGAAGCCGGCCAGCTCACCCGGGCCATGCAGCAGAACCTCTGGGGCATGTGGCCCCACTTCGTCCTCTTCGGGGCGATGACGGCCTCGTGCGCGCTGGCGGGCTTCTTCATCGGGCCGCTGCTGGAGCGGATGCCCCTGCCCCTGCTGCGCGGCCTGGCGTGGGCCTACCCGGCCATGGCCTCGGTGGCTGCCTCTCTCGCCGCGAAGGGCAGCCATGCCCGGCGCGCCCCCGTGTACGCCGGCGTGGGTGCCGCCGTCGTCACCGGGGTGGTCGTCCTCCTCACCACCCTGCGGGGATGTTCATGA
- a CDS encoding PTS sugar transporter subunit IIB — protein MITLVRVDNRLIHGQVVEAWLPHLKVSRVVVADDEAASSPLVRAAMALAVQSAIEVQILPLAQVDFAGISKDAVKTLVLLRDVAAVPFAQAHGLKVDQLNLGNVHFGTGRRQVSPSVFLAESELQALQRLAGEGVRVEARAVPVEKPVELPELQERWGKAG, from the coding sequence GTGATCACCCTGGTCCGCGTCGACAACCGCCTCATCCATGGTCAGGTCGTCGAGGCCTGGCTCCCCCACCTGAAGGTCTCGCGCGTCGTCGTCGCTGACGACGAGGCGGCCTCGAGCCCGCTGGTGCGTGCCGCCATGGCCCTGGCGGTGCAGAGCGCCATCGAGGTGCAGATTCTTCCCCTGGCGCAGGTGGACTTCGCGGGCATCTCGAAGGATGCGGTGAAGACGCTGGTGCTGCTGCGGGACGTGGCGGCGGTCCCCTTCGCCCAGGCGCACGGGCTGAAGGTGGATCAGCTCAACCTGGGCAACGTGCACTTCGGGACGGGCCGGCGGCAGGTGTCCCCGTCCGTCTTCCTGGCCGAGTCGGAGCTGCAGGCGTTGCAGCGGCTGGCGGGCGAGGGGGTACGGGTGGAGGCGAGGGCGGTGCCGGTGGAGAAGCCGGTGGAGCTGCCGGAGCTGCAAGAGCGCTGGGGAAAGGCCGGGTGA
- a CDS encoding PTS sugar transporter subunit IIA, whose protein sequence is MVGLVVASHGRLADELVATAEQIVGKLPAVATCNIEPGTSVEDLRVKMRQAVSGVDQGDGVIVMADLFGGTPCKESLMMCSERCQSGKLEVLAGVNLPMLLKANSLRSEELPLPEMATQLASYGQRNITCASALLREAQQRQQDVPRT, encoded by the coding sequence ATGGTCGGCCTCGTAGTGGCATCGCACGGACGTCTGGCGGACGAGCTGGTGGCGACCGCTGAGCAGATCGTGGGCAAGCTGCCCGCGGTGGCGACCTGCAACATCGAGCCTGGGACCTCGGTGGAGGATCTCCGGGTGAAGATGAGGCAGGCGGTCAGCGGCGTGGACCAGGGCGATGGCGTCATCGTCATGGCCGACCTCTTCGGCGGCACTCCCTGCAAGGAGTCGCTGATGATGTGTTCGGAGCGCTGCCAGTCGGGTAAGCTGGAAGTGCTCGCGGGCGTCAATCTTCCCATGCTCCTGAAGGCCAACTCCCTGCGTTCCGAGGAGCTGCCGTTGCCGGAGATGGCCACGCAGTTGGCTTCCTATGGTCAGCGCAACATCACCTGTGCGTCGGCCCTGTTGCGAGAGGCCCAGCAGCGTCAGCAGGACGTGCCGCGAACTTGA